Proteins from one Candidatus Auribacterota bacterium genomic window:
- a CDS encoding PQQ-binding-like beta-propeller repeat protein: MKKSFIEGLDILSLSCLVLLSFSNVTQAQLQPNAPWPMFHQNAKHTGLSPYAGPSIPSLAWSYKTGIGIESSSPAIGSDGKVYVGSWDNCLYSINSNGSLGWSYKAGMWVHSSPAIGSDGKVYVGSTDGRLYSINSNASLGWSYTTRGDIESSPAIGSDGKVCVGSFDNYLYSVNSNGSLDWSYQTELGIDSSPAIDSDGKVYVGSYDYCLYSINSNGSLDWRYRTGDNIMESSPAIGSDGKVYVGSHDTRLYSINSNASLDWSYKAGFWIESSPAIGSDGKVYVGSLDNYLYSVNSNGSLGWSYQTESGITSSPVMGSDGRVYVGSCDTRLYSINSNASLDWSYHAGHYIYSSPAIGSGGKVYVGSLVDNLYCIRQGSTPTITPTPTITSTPTITSTPTITPTPTNTPTITPTPTITPTPTVTPTQPTPTPTKTATITPTHVPTATPTTPPAYTPTPAPTAENVLNGTSFKAGEQLVATFKVNEPIETPFDVYAVLILPNGRMLNARTLNTPLKPLARKVKKLPAGFTYPLLSKTIPPGAPKGEYELVVVFFDATKPYRTRADAFLDVSAKFTIQ, encoded by the coding sequence ATGAAAAAGTCATTTATTGAAGGACTAGACATTCTCTCATTGTCTTGTTTAGTCTTATTGTCCTTTTCGAATGTCACCCAAGCCCAACTTCAGCCCAACGCCCCCTGGCCGATGTTCCACCAAAATGCCAAGCACACTGGCCTGAGCCCCTATGCCGGACCGTCCATACCGTCTCTGGCGTGGAGTTATAAAACCGGGATCGGAATAGAATCTTCCTCGCCCGCGATAGGTTCAGATGGGAAGGTGTATGTAGGCTCGTGGGATAATTGCCTGTACAGCATCAATTCAAATGGAAGTCTTGGCTGGAGTTATAAAGCAGGGATGTGGGTACATTCCTCGCCCGCCATAGGTTCGGATGGGAAGGTTTATGTCGGCTCAACGGATGGTAGACTCTATAGCATTAATTCAAACGCGAGCCTTGGCTGGAGTTACACAACCAGAGGAGACATAGAGTCCTCGCCCGCGATAGGTTCGGACGGGAAAGTGTGTGTCGGCTCTTTTGATAATTACCTCTACAGCGTCAATTCAAACGGAAGCCTCGACTGGAGTTACCAAACCGAGTTAGGCATAGATTCCTCGCCTGCGATAGATTCGGATGGGAAGGTGTATGTCGGCTCGTATGATTATTGCCTCTACAGCATCAATTCAAACGGGAGCCTTGACTGGAGGTATAGAACCGGGGACAACATAATGGAATCTTCGCCTGCGATAGGTTCGGATGGGAAGGTGTATGTCGGCTCGCATGATACTCGCCTCTACAGCATCAATTCAAACGCGAGCCTCGACTGGAGTTATAAAGCCGGGTTCTGGATAGAATCCTCGCCCGCTATAGGTTCCGATGGGAAGGTGTATGTAGGCTCTCTTGATAATTACCTCTACAGCGTCAATTCAAACGGAAGCCTCGGCTGGAGTTACCAAACCGAGTCAGGCATAACTTCCTCGCCTGTGATGGGTTCGGATGGGAGGGTGTATGTCGGCTCGTGTGATACTCGCCTCTACAGCATCAATTCAAACGCGAGCCTCGACTGGAGTTATCATGCCGGGCACTATATATATTCCTCGCCCGCGATAGGTTCTGGTGGGAAGGTGTATGTTGGTTCTTTGGTTGATAACCTCTATTGTATCAGGCAAGGCTCTACTCCGACTATCACGCCTACGCCCACAATCACTTCTACACCGACTATAACTTCTACACCCACAATTACCCCCACTCCAACAAACACCCCAACCATCACCCCAACTCCGACGATTACTCCTACACCGACGGTGACGCCGACGCAGCCGACACCCACGCCGACAAAGACCGCCACGATTACGCCAACCCATGTGCCGACAGCGACACCGACCACGCCTCCAGCGTACACGCCTACACCGGCGCCGACGGCAGAGAATGTGTTGAACGGAACATCATTTAAGGCGGGCGAGCAGCTCGTGGCGACATTCAAGGTGAACGAGCCGATCGAGACGCCGTTCGATGTCTACGCGGTGCTCATCCTGCCTAATGGGAGGATGCTGAATGCGAGGACATTGAATACACCGCTCAAGCCGCTCGCCCGGAAGGTGAAAAAACTCCCCGCGGGATTCACCTACCCCCTCCTGTCAAAGACAATTCCACCTGGAGCGCCGAAAGGGGAGTACGAGCTTGTGGTTGTGTTCTTTGACGCGACCAAGCCGTACCGGACCCGCGCCGACGCCTTCCTCGATGTGAGCGCAAAGTTCACGATACAGTAG